The genomic region AAGTTAGCCCCGGCTTCCAGTCTTTACCAAGAACTGGAAGCCGGTAGCTGATTGCTTACACGCGGCGGCGCTTCGGCGGACGGCAGCCGTTGTGCGGCATCGGCGTAACGTCGCGAATGCTGCGGACCTCGATACCGGTCGTGGCGAGAGCGCGGATCGCGGACTCACGGCCGGAGCCGGGACCGGAGACGCGCACATCGACCGAGCGGAGACCGTGGTCGCGGGCTGCAGTAGCAGCACCGACAGCGGCCTGCTGCGCGGCAAACGGTGTTCCCTTGCGGGAGCCGCGGAAGCCGAGCGAACCGCTGCTCTTCCAGGAGAGCGTGTTGCCAGCCTGATCGGTGATGGTGACGATCGTGTTGTTGAACGTGGCTTGAATAAATACGAGGCCAAATGGAACGTTCTTGCGCTCGCGCTTCTTGAACTTCTTGTTCTTGCCAGTCTTGGCTGCGCCTTTGGTGTTCTGTGTCTTCGCCATTTATTTCGTCGCTTTCTTCTTACCGGCAACGGTGCCCTTGCGGGGGCCTTTGCGGGTGCGAGCGTTGGTGTGGGTACGTTGGCCGCGAACCGGCAGGCTGCGGCGATGGCGGAGGCCACGGTAGGACTGAATTTCGATGAGGCGCTTGATGTTGAGCGAGATGTCTTTGCGGAGATCGCCTTCGATATGGCCCTCTGCTTCGATGACCTGACGAATGCGGTTCAACTGGTCCTCGTCGAGAGTCGCGATCTTTGCGATGGGATCGACGTCCGCCTT from Granulicella sp. L56 harbors:
- the rpsK gene encoding 30S ribosomal protein S11, producing MAKTQNTKGAAKTGKNKKFKKRERKNVPFGLVFIQATFNNTIVTITDQAGNTLSWKSSGSLGFRGSRKGTPFAAQQAAVGAATAARDHGLRSVDVRVSGPGSGRESAIRALATTGIEVRSIRDVTPMPHNGCRPPKRRRV
- the rpsM gene encoding 30S ribosomal protein S13; amino-acid sequence: MARIAGVDVPNNKQARIGLTYIFGIGDSRAAKILAKADVDPIAKIATLDEDQLNRIRQVIEAEGHIEGDLRKDISLNIKRLIEIQSYRGLRHRRSLPVRGQRTHTNARTRKGPRKGTVAGKKKATK